In one Halictus rubicundus isolate RS-2024b chromosome 14, iyHalRubi1_principal, whole genome shotgun sequence genomic region, the following are encoded:
- the Tti1 gene encoding telo2 interacting protein 1 isoform X2, with product MERYRIQEAFTVLKPLCDCLMQNPNVNNARNVATALTRISDKVIQDLLEYILFPLITHLPNESLRKDVKEELVKTMQAILSRVKISKLEYFNKLYSCLLIQIYDQTQPNMLITGHEELKEAVLLSIKTLIHSCFTEVIESLYVRKNASKVGQGILLSITIGRVEKSNSLRLRAVETVMALCQVDDETDRSDIILQDQVAEIIMLFLPGIASGLQEIAIGGEIQGHKLTMLALKAWGRVISLVMKDKPEDDTEPSLDALMKPNINLLVDPSKSSLRTIDSSEIREHLQSATRNREWFDASARKLNVLVHQLDVLKKHSHYKVRKELIDTINLLLATCPRNMKPNFMLLIEYLISLTEDEFPEIQEEAEKALNTISINHMQNRNMRPLVELLEEHFYNLLAKLPRIIRRFDDNDQLSCLNQIAGYLKLLGEQRLPCIMMSSPHIRRLILALVYVSEIDCSSISLLQTANVKDLEDPAYFHGSNLWRRFKFIQNRSCEEKVVTICKYLGKFGDLRLLVDTIFGLILDVPQHKKELFLLLNWIINVPLKDCSILSIYKDVIYLYINPEHWYPPIECSKDTPLGIAQANVVQHCLLLEGLGLIARNLKQDYDRFLLKTLYLIIESAGSRHSLISFVGTETLEVIAKSLQYDTVGDLLRANVDYFSYHVTVKLRRVERNPGVLDVIGVVMKYSTIDVLPCIKEIVEDVLLQLKNSFQQKNSLAFLKVFLTFAICIKRMANLQHASTRPQKQSEIAEMKSSKIIHSLVEYYKAKKKIDEEIREPPIDTNLEEEVLEEENGEADITKEDEEAQDLPPYIKMIRDVMQHCLHFLSSKEVEKSLLAMSTLQEGLEILADWENQLLPIVHLIWHPLVDRFQDENLLIINRAWQLLNVLGHVSKDFIRSRTLKQILPALSKFLSASAKESYNKSTENIYKFTQTYKLQKELLSSLGATVKNLNLLEKETWNVLTVAEPYLSKHQHSILQSCCVQLYKEIADYNGDIAWVKCLSIFTSKISKIPTDGTFNMNNFKITENISTNEYYKNVQIILQYIEDKDLSLTT from the exons atggaacgcTATCGTATACAAGAAGCATTTACAGTTTTAAAGCCATTGTGTGATTGCTTAATGCAAAATCCAAATGTAAACAATGCACGCAATGTTGCTACTGCTCTAACAAGAATTTCTGACAAAGTTATTCAagatttactagaatatattctGTTTCCTTTAATTACTCATTTACCAAATGAATCGTTAAG GAAAGACGTAAAAGAAGAATTGGTGAAAACAATGCAAGCAATACTATCGAGAGTAAAGATATCCAAATTGgagtattttaataaattatattcctgTCTGTTGATACAAATCTACGATCAAACTCAACCAAATATGT TGATCACAGGCCACGAAGAACTAAAAGAAGCTGTACTCTTAAGCATTAAGACCTTGATACATTCCTGTTTCACAGAAGTTATAGAATCGCTGTACGTAAGAAAGAATGCCTCTAAGGTAGGTCAAGGAATATTATTATCTATAACAATAGGCAGAGTCGAAAAGTCAAACTCACTTAG ATTGAGAGCAGTAGAGACAGTAATGGCTCTGTGTCAAGTCGACGACGAAACTGATAGGTCTGATATTATACTACAAGATCAAGTAGCGGAAATTATCATGTTGTTTTTACCTGGTATTGCAAGCGGATTGCAGGAGATAGCAATAGGTGGTGAGATACAAGGGCATAAACTGACAATG ctAGCATTAAAAGCTTGGGGGAGAGTAATCTCACTTGTAATGAAAGATAAACCAGAAGATGATACCGAGCCTTCGTTAGATGCTCTTATGAAACCGAATATTAACTTGCTCGTCGATCCTTCCAAGAGTTCGCTACGAACAATAGACTCCAGTGAAATAAGGGAACATCTTCAAAGTGCGACAAGAAACAGAGAATGGTTTGATGCTAGTGCGAGAAAACTTAATGTACTGGTGCATCAGTTAGATGTATTGAAAAAGCATTCTCATTACAAAGTTAGAAAGGAATTAATCGACACCATTAATTTGTTGCTCGCCACATGTCCTAG GAATATGAAACCAAATTTTATGTTGTTAATCGAGTATCTAATATCTCTGACTGAAGATGAATTTCCAGAAATTCAAGAGGAAGCTGAGAAAGCATTAAATACGATTAGTATAAACCATATGCAAAACAGAAATATGCGGCCCTTGGTGGAATTACtagaagaacatttttataacTTACTTGCAAAGTTACCTAGGATTATCAGGAGGTTTG ATGATAACGATCAGTTATCTTGTTTGAATCAAATTGCGGGTTACTTGAAACTTCTTGGAGAACAAAGATTACCATGCATCATGATGTCTTCACCACATATTCGTAGGTTGATATTAGCACTCGTGTACGTGTCTGAAATAGACTGCAGCAGTATATCCCTTCTGCAGACTGCAAATGTGAAGGACTTGGAAGATCCAGCTTATTTTCATGGATCGAACTTATGGAGAAGATTTAAATTCATTCAGAACAGATCTTGCGAAGAAAAAGTTGTAACAATATGTAAATATCTTGGAAAATTTGGTGATCTCAGACTTTTAGTTGATACCATTTTCGGCCTTATCCTCGATGTCCCACAACATAAGAAAGAGTTGTTCTTGTTACTAAACTGGATAATAAACG TTCCATTGAAAGATTGTTCAATTTTGTCGATCTATAAAGACGTTATCTATTTGTATATAAACCCTGAGCATTGGTATCCACCTATTGAATGCTCTAAGGATACACCTTTGGGTATCGCTCAAGCTAACGTGGTACAGCATTGTTTATTACTAGAAGGACTGGGACTAATTGCTCGAAACTTGAAACAAGACTACGATAGATTTCTTCTTAAGACGTTGTACTTAATTATTGAAAGTGCAG GTAGCAGGCACAGTTTGATCAGTTTTGTTGGAACCGAGACCCTCGAGGTGATTGCAAAATCTCTACAATACGATACAGTCGGTGATCTACTACGCGCAAATGTAGACTACTTTTCATACCACGTAACAGTAAAATTGCGCCGAGTAGAACGTAATCCTGGCGTACTCGATGTTATCGGAGTTGTCATGAAGTATAGCACAATAGACGTATTACCTTGTATAAAAGAAATTGTGGAAGACGTTCTTCTGCAATTGAAAAACAGTTTCCAACAGAAAAATTCGCTTGCATTTTTAAAAGTTTTTTTGACATTTGCAATATGCATCAAAAGAATGGCCAACCTTCAGCATGCTTCAACAAGACCACAGAAACAAAGTGAAATCGCCGAAATGAAATCTTCAAAAATTATTCACTCTTTGGTAGAGTATTATAAAGCGAAAAAAAAGATTGACGAAGAAATAAGGGAGCCTCCTATCGATACGAATTTAGAAGAGGAAGTGTTGGAAGAGGAAAATGGTGAAGCAGATATCACGAAGGAGGACGAag AAGCTCAAGATCTACCTCCGTATATAAAAATGATCAGAGATGTGATGCAACATTGTTTACATTTCCTCTCGTCCAAGGAAGTAGAAAAATCACTACTTGCAATGTCAACTTTACAAGAAGGTCTTGAAATTTTAGCTGATTGGGAAAATCAATTATTACCGATAGTACATTTGATATGGCACCCGTTAGTAGATCGATTTCAAGATGAAAATCTCTTAATTATCAATCGTGCGTGGCAATTGTTAAATGTCCTTGGTCATGTTTCGAAAGATTTCATTAGATCTAGAACTCTCAA GCAAATCTTACCAGCACTTTCAAAGTTCTTAAGTGCATCGGCAAAGGAAAGTTATAACAAGAGTACCGagaatatttataaattcactCAAACTTACAAATTACAAAAGGAATTACTTTCGTCACTAGGTGCAACcgtaaaaaatttaaatcttCTTGAAAAAGAAACGTGGAACGTCCTAACTGTTGCAGAACCGTACCTCAGTAAACATCAGCATTCTATATTAcaa TCTTGCTGTGTACAATTATATAAAGAAATTGCTGATTACAATGGAGATATTGCATGGGTGAAGTGTCTTAGTATTTTTACTTCTAAAATATCGAAAATTCCTACCGATGGAACCTTTAATATGAACAATTTCAAG ATAACTGAAAACATTTCAACAAAcgaatattataaaaatgttcaaattatTCTACAATACATTGAAGACAAAGATTTATCTCTGACAACGTGA
- the Tti1 gene encoding telo2 interacting protein 1 isoform X1 encodes MERYRIQEAFTVLKPLCDCLMQNPNVNNARNVATALTRISDKVIQDLLEYILFPLITHLPNESLRKDVKEELVKTMQAILSRVKISKLEYFNKLYSCLLIQIYDQTQPNMLITGHEELKEAVLLSIKTLIHSCFTEVIESLYVRKNASKVGQGILLSITIGRVEKSNSLRLRAVETVMALCQVDDETDRSDIILQDQVAEIIMLFLPGIASGLQEIAIGGEIQGHKLTMLALKAWGRVISLVMKDKPEDDTEPSLDALMKPNINLLVDPSKSSLRTIDSSEIREHLQSATRNREWFDASARKLNVLVHQLDVLKKHSHYKVRKELIDTINLLLATCPRNMKPNFMLLIEYLISLTEDEFPEIQEEAEKALNTISINHMQNRNMRPLVELLEEHFYNLLAKLPRIIRRFDDNDQLSCLNQIAGYLKLLGEQRLPCIMMSSPHIRRLILALVYVSEIDCSSISLLQTANVKDLEDPAYFHGSNLWRRFKFIQNRSCEEKVVTICKYLGKFGDLRLLVDTIFGLILDVPQHKKELFLLLNWIINVPLKDCSILSIYKDVIYLYINPEHWYPPIECSKDTPLGIAQANVVQHCLLLEGLGLIARNLKQDYDRFLLKTLYLIIESAGSRHSLISFVGTETLEVIAKSLQYDTVGDLLRANVDYFSYHVTVKLRRVERNPGVLDVIGVVMKYSTIDVLPCIKEIVEDVLLQLKNSFQQKNSLAFLKVFLTFAICIKRMANLQHASTRPQKQSEIAEMKSSKIIHSLVEYYKAKKKIDEEIREPPIDTNLEEEVLEEENGEADITKEDEEEAQDLPPYIKMIRDVMQHCLHFLSSKEVEKSLLAMSTLQEGLEILADWENQLLPIVHLIWHPLVDRFQDENLLIINRAWQLLNVLGHVSKDFIRSRTLKQILPALSKFLSASAKESYNKSTENIYKFTQTYKLQKELLSSLGATVKNLNLLEKETWNVLTVAEPYLSKHQHSILQSCCVQLYKEIADYNGDIAWVKCLSIFTSKISKIPTDGTFNMNNFKITENISTNEYYKNVQIILQYIEDKDLSLTT; translated from the exons atggaacgcTATCGTATACAAGAAGCATTTACAGTTTTAAAGCCATTGTGTGATTGCTTAATGCAAAATCCAAATGTAAACAATGCACGCAATGTTGCTACTGCTCTAACAAGAATTTCTGACAAAGTTATTCAagatttactagaatatattctGTTTCCTTTAATTACTCATTTACCAAATGAATCGTTAAG GAAAGACGTAAAAGAAGAATTGGTGAAAACAATGCAAGCAATACTATCGAGAGTAAAGATATCCAAATTGgagtattttaataaattatattcctgTCTGTTGATACAAATCTACGATCAAACTCAACCAAATATGT TGATCACAGGCCACGAAGAACTAAAAGAAGCTGTACTCTTAAGCATTAAGACCTTGATACATTCCTGTTTCACAGAAGTTATAGAATCGCTGTACGTAAGAAAGAATGCCTCTAAGGTAGGTCAAGGAATATTATTATCTATAACAATAGGCAGAGTCGAAAAGTCAAACTCACTTAG ATTGAGAGCAGTAGAGACAGTAATGGCTCTGTGTCAAGTCGACGACGAAACTGATAGGTCTGATATTATACTACAAGATCAAGTAGCGGAAATTATCATGTTGTTTTTACCTGGTATTGCAAGCGGATTGCAGGAGATAGCAATAGGTGGTGAGATACAAGGGCATAAACTGACAATG ctAGCATTAAAAGCTTGGGGGAGAGTAATCTCACTTGTAATGAAAGATAAACCAGAAGATGATACCGAGCCTTCGTTAGATGCTCTTATGAAACCGAATATTAACTTGCTCGTCGATCCTTCCAAGAGTTCGCTACGAACAATAGACTCCAGTGAAATAAGGGAACATCTTCAAAGTGCGACAAGAAACAGAGAATGGTTTGATGCTAGTGCGAGAAAACTTAATGTACTGGTGCATCAGTTAGATGTATTGAAAAAGCATTCTCATTACAAAGTTAGAAAGGAATTAATCGACACCATTAATTTGTTGCTCGCCACATGTCCTAG GAATATGAAACCAAATTTTATGTTGTTAATCGAGTATCTAATATCTCTGACTGAAGATGAATTTCCAGAAATTCAAGAGGAAGCTGAGAAAGCATTAAATACGATTAGTATAAACCATATGCAAAACAGAAATATGCGGCCCTTGGTGGAATTACtagaagaacatttttataacTTACTTGCAAAGTTACCTAGGATTATCAGGAGGTTTG ATGATAACGATCAGTTATCTTGTTTGAATCAAATTGCGGGTTACTTGAAACTTCTTGGAGAACAAAGATTACCATGCATCATGATGTCTTCACCACATATTCGTAGGTTGATATTAGCACTCGTGTACGTGTCTGAAATAGACTGCAGCAGTATATCCCTTCTGCAGACTGCAAATGTGAAGGACTTGGAAGATCCAGCTTATTTTCATGGATCGAACTTATGGAGAAGATTTAAATTCATTCAGAACAGATCTTGCGAAGAAAAAGTTGTAACAATATGTAAATATCTTGGAAAATTTGGTGATCTCAGACTTTTAGTTGATACCATTTTCGGCCTTATCCTCGATGTCCCACAACATAAGAAAGAGTTGTTCTTGTTACTAAACTGGATAATAAACG TTCCATTGAAAGATTGTTCAATTTTGTCGATCTATAAAGACGTTATCTATTTGTATATAAACCCTGAGCATTGGTATCCACCTATTGAATGCTCTAAGGATACACCTTTGGGTATCGCTCAAGCTAACGTGGTACAGCATTGTTTATTACTAGAAGGACTGGGACTAATTGCTCGAAACTTGAAACAAGACTACGATAGATTTCTTCTTAAGACGTTGTACTTAATTATTGAAAGTGCAG GTAGCAGGCACAGTTTGATCAGTTTTGTTGGAACCGAGACCCTCGAGGTGATTGCAAAATCTCTACAATACGATACAGTCGGTGATCTACTACGCGCAAATGTAGACTACTTTTCATACCACGTAACAGTAAAATTGCGCCGAGTAGAACGTAATCCTGGCGTACTCGATGTTATCGGAGTTGTCATGAAGTATAGCACAATAGACGTATTACCTTGTATAAAAGAAATTGTGGAAGACGTTCTTCTGCAATTGAAAAACAGTTTCCAACAGAAAAATTCGCTTGCATTTTTAAAAGTTTTTTTGACATTTGCAATATGCATCAAAAGAATGGCCAACCTTCAGCATGCTTCAACAAGACCACAGAAACAAAGTGAAATCGCCGAAATGAAATCTTCAAAAATTATTCACTCTTTGGTAGAGTATTATAAAGCGAAAAAAAAGATTGACGAAGAAATAAGGGAGCCTCCTATCGATACGAATTTAGAAGAGGAAGTGTTGGAAGAGGAAAATGGTGAAGCAGATATCACGAAGGAGGACGAag AAGAAGCTCAAGATCTACCTCCGTATATAAAAATGATCAGAGATGTGATGCAACATTGTTTACATTTCCTCTCGTCCAAGGAAGTAGAAAAATCACTACTTGCAATGTCAACTTTACAAGAAGGTCTTGAAATTTTAGCTGATTGGGAAAATCAATTATTACCGATAGTACATTTGATATGGCACCCGTTAGTAGATCGATTTCAAGATGAAAATCTCTTAATTATCAATCGTGCGTGGCAATTGTTAAATGTCCTTGGTCATGTTTCGAAAGATTTCATTAGATCTAGAACTCTCAA GCAAATCTTACCAGCACTTTCAAAGTTCTTAAGTGCATCGGCAAAGGAAAGTTATAACAAGAGTACCGagaatatttataaattcactCAAACTTACAAATTACAAAAGGAATTACTTTCGTCACTAGGTGCAACcgtaaaaaatttaaatcttCTTGAAAAAGAAACGTGGAACGTCCTAACTGTTGCAGAACCGTACCTCAGTAAACATCAGCATTCTATATTAcaa TCTTGCTGTGTACAATTATATAAAGAAATTGCTGATTACAATGGAGATATTGCATGGGTGAAGTGTCTTAGTATTTTTACTTCTAAAATATCGAAAATTCCTACCGATGGAACCTTTAATATGAACAATTTCAAG ATAACTGAAAACATTTCAACAAAcgaatattataaaaatgttcaaattatTCTACAATACATTGAAGACAAAGATTTATCTCTGACAACGTGA